In Psychromonas sp. psych-6C06, a single genomic region encodes these proteins:
- a CDS encoding molybdopterin dinucleotide binding domain-containing protein yields MTIRSHDQFNTTIYGLDDRYRGVYNARRVVFMNIDDMKAIGVNKLDIVDITSTYDSIVRTAHNFKIVPYNIPSGNLASYFPETNVLIPYNHFADKSKTPISKSVKVRLVKK; encoded by the coding sequence ATGACCATACGTTCTCACGACCAGTTCAACACCACTATTTACGGATTAGATGACCGTTACAGAGGTGTTTACAATGCAAGAAGAGTGGTTTTTATGAATATAGACGATATGAAAGCCATTGGTGTAAACAAACTTGACATTGTTGATATTACCAGTACTTATGACAGTATTGTAAGAACAGCCCATAATTTTAAGATCGTTCCATATAATATTCCTTCTGGAAATCTGGCTTCTTATTTTCCGGAGACCAATGTTTTAATACCCTACAATCATTTTGCCGATAAAAGCAAAACACCAATAAGCAAGTCTGTAAAGGTTAGACTAGTAAAGAAATAG